One Meles meles chromosome 11, mMelMel3.1 paternal haplotype, whole genome shotgun sequence DNA segment encodes these proteins:
- the S1PR3 gene encoding sphingosine 1-phosphate receptor 3, producing MAVVPTPRPRSSPGNQTLYEHYSYVGKLEGRLKEAPEGSTLTTALFLVICSFIVLENLMVLVAIWKNNKFHNRMYFFIGNLALCDLLAGVAYKVNILMSGRRTLSLSPTVWFLREGSMFVALGASTCSLLAIAIERHLTMIKMRPYDANKKHRVFLLIGMCWLVAFSLGALPILGWNCLHDLADCSTILPLYSKKYIAFCISIFTAILATIVVLYARIYFLVKSSSRRVASPHNSERSMALLRTVVIVVGVFIACWSPLFILFLVDVACRVRECAVLFKAQWFIVLAVLNSAMNPVIYTLASKEMRRAFFRLVCTCLVRGWRSRSSPAQPALDPSRSKSSGSNNSNPSPRNKEDPPQRAASPCITDRNKTLQNGVLGK from the coding sequence ATGGCCGTGGTCCCGACCCCGCGGCCCAGGTCCTCCCCTGGGAACCAGACCCTGTACGAGCACTACAGCTATGTGGGCAAGCTGGAGGGCAGGCTGAAGGAGGCCCCCGAGGGCAGCACGCTCACCACCGCGCTCTTCCTGGTCATCTGCAGCTTCATCGTGCTGGAGAACCTCATGGTGCTCGTCGCCATCTGGAAAAACAACAAGTTCCACAACCGCATGTACTTCTTCATCGGCAACCTGGCCCTCTGCGACCTGCTGGCCGGGGTCGCCTACAAGGTCAACATCCTGATGTCAGGCAGGAGGACGCTGAGCCTGTCTCCCACCGTCTGGTTCCTGCGGGAAGGCAGCATGTTCGTGGCCCTCGGCGCGTCCACGTGCAGCTTGCTGGCCATCGCCATCGAGCGGCACTTGACCATGATCAAGATGCGGCCGTATGACGCCAACAAGAAGCACCGCGTCTTCCTGCTGATCGGAATGTGCTGGCTCGTGGCCTTCTCCCTGGGCGCCTTGCCCATCCTGGGCTGGAACTGCCTGCACGACCTCGCCGACTGCTCCACCATCCTGCCCCTCTACTCCAAGAAGTACATCGCCTTCTGCATCAGCATCTTCACGGCCATCCTGGCCACCATCGTGGTCCTGTACGCGCGCATCTACTTCCTGGTGAAGTCCAGCAGCCGCCGCGTGGCCAGCCCCCACAACTCGGAGCGCTCCATGGCACTGCTTCGGACCGTGGTCATCGTGGTGGGCGTGTTCATCGCCTGCTGGTCCCCGCTCTTCATCCTCTTCCTCGTCGACGTGGCCTGCAGGGTGAGGGAGTGTGCTGTGCTCTTCAAGGCCCAGTGGTTCATCGTGCTGGCTGTGCTCAACTCGGCCATGAACCCTGTCATCTACACGCTGGCCAGCAAGGAGATGCGGCGGGCCTTCTTCCGGCTGGTGTGCACCTGCCTGGTCCGGGGCTGGCGCTCCCGCTCCTCGCCCGCCCAGCCCGCCCTCGACCCCAGCAGGAGCAAGTCCAGCGGCAGCAACAACAGCAACCCCTCGCCCAGGAACAAGGAGGACCCTCCCCAGAGAGCCGCCTCACCCTGCATAACCGACAGGAACAAAACCCTGCAGAACGGGGTCCTCGGCAAGTGA